Below is a window of Undibacterium sp. YM2 DNA.
CGAGAGTTTAACGCTTAGCCAGCAAGTGTCGTTCATCTGGGACCATTTTTTCTGTCTGTGCGGCAGCAGAAACATGCTGCCCTGCCTGTGTACCTATGCGTGCAAGTACGCGGTTCAGTTCTTTTTGCTGATGAATGTCATGCTCTTCCCAGACCTGCAAGAGCTGGGCGACGACAGAGGCGGCAATCACTGCCGGTTGCTTGCCATGTATGCCGGGCAAGCCTATGGGGCAAACCATGTCATTGAGGCGGGTAGCCGGTATACCACGTTCACGCAGGCGGCGCTCAAACTGTACGCGCTTGGTTTGCGAGCCTATGAGGCCAAACCAGCCTACATCGGGCAGGCGCAGGATATGCTCGGACAGTTTTTGATCCAGTGCATGACTATGCGTGAGCACCAGGAAGGATGTGCCCGGGGCAGCTTTGGCGATCAGAGCCTCTGGCGTATCCGTCGCTTCTACTGTGACATTGGCGGCCAGCCGGGTCGGGAACATATCTTCGCGTTCATCGACCCAGGTGATACGGCAAGGCAGGTCAGCCATGGCACGCACGATAGCAGCACCAACATGGCCAGCGCCAAACAGCATCAGGTGAGCGCGGTAAGCGAGGCAGGAATCGAGCAGCCAGCGCTGGCCTGCTGCATCAGTCAAGACCTGACAGGGATTGCTGGTATCGATTTGCACTGGCAAACCCGTGGGCCAGGCAGGGCCTGTCAAATAGGTACCATTGGCATCGCACAGGCTTGGCTCTTGCGCACTGTCCAGCGCCAGCAAACGCCAGCTATCCTGCCCCAGACGCCAGCGCTGGTTCAGGCAATTCAAGTAAGCCAGACTATCAGCCTGCACGCGTTCAAAGGCCAGGTGTACGACACCGCCGCAGCATTGGCCCAGGCTGGGGCCTAGAGGGAAACGTTCAAAGCGGCGCTGGGCGGCAAGCTGGCTTTCGGGCATGGCCAGCATGCTGCGGGCAATTTCTGTTGCCTTCATTTCCAGATGGCCACCACCTATGGTATCGAATAATTCATCTGCGGTGACCAGCATCTTGGCACCCGGCTCACGCGGGCCGGAACCCAAGACCGTGGCAACCGTCACCAGTATCTTTGGGGCGGATTGTGTGGCAATTGCATTTAACCAAAGCTTCATGATGAACTCGCTTGTCTCACTTTATGTCTGACTTTATCTTAGCTGGCAGCAGCCATGGCTGTTACGCCATTGATGGCCGACAGAATCGCTTCACTGGTTGCCGGTGCATTCAGTGGCGGGTTATAGCGGTAGTCTGCCACGCTGGCAATCGCATCACGTATGGCGAAGAAAACAGAAAACGGCAACAACAGCGGTGGCTCACCGACGGCCTTGGACCTGTGTATGCTGTCTTGCACATTGCGGTTCTTGAACAGGCTGACGCGGAAGTCTTCAGGACAATCAGAAATAGCCGGTATCTTGTAAGTCGAAGGTGCATGCGTCATCAGCTTGCCGCCCTTGTTCCACCATAATTCTTCTGTCGTCAGCCAGCCCATGCCCTGTATGAAAGCACCTTCTACCTGGCCGATATCGATGGCGGGGTTCAAAGAATTGCCAGCATCGTAGAGCGCATCGGCACGCAGGAGTTTCCATTCACCAGTCAGGGTATCAACAATGACTTCAGATACCGAAGCACCGTAGGCATAGTAAGAGAAGGGATTGCCACTCATGGTCTTGGGGTCCCAGTGTAAGCCCGGTGTCGCATAAAAACCGTCAGACCATAATTGCACCCGCGCCAGATAGGCTTTTTGCACCAGGGCTTCAAACGGAATATCGAGGCCATTGACACTGACCAGGCCCGCCGCAAAGCGGATGTCTGCCAGCTCACCACCGTAAGTCTTCACTGCAAATTCAGCGAGGCGCTGGCGCAGGGTATGCGCGGCATTTTGCGCGGCCTTGCCGTTCAAATCTGCGCCAGTTGAAGCAGCCGTGGCTGAGGTATTGGCGACCTTGCTGGTGTCGGTGGCGGTAGCACGCACCTTGTCCAGATTCAGGCCCAGCTCGTGCGCCACCACCTGGCACACCTTGGTATTGACGCCCTGCCCCATTTCACAACCACCATGATTGACCAGTACCGAGCCATCGGTATAGATATGTACCAAAGCACCAGCCTGGTTCAGGTGGGTGACGTTAAACGCGATACCAAATTTAACTGGCGTCAGTGCCAGACCTTTTTTGAGGACGGGGCTGCTGGCATTGAAAGCCTTGATGTCAGCACGGCGTTGTTGGTATTCACTGCTGGTTTCAAGTTCTGCCACCAGTTCATGAATGACGTTATCGACCACCTTCTGGCCATACTGTGTAACGTTGCGCCCCTCTTCATCATTGCGGCCATAGAAATTGATCTGGCGTATTTCAAGCGCGTCCTTGTTCAGGTCGCGGGCGATATTATCGACGATGTATTCAATCGCAATCGCCCCTTGCGGGCCACCAAAGCCACGGAAGGCGGTATTCGACTGGGTATTAGTTTTGCCGCACATGGCGCGGATATCGACATCACCAAGATAGTAGGTATTATCGAAATGGCAGACGGCACGGGTTGCCACTGGTGCTGACAAATCGGCAGAAAAACCGGCACGCGACACCATCTCTACCCTGGCGGCGATGATGCGGCCTTCATCGTCATAACCGACTTCATAATCGTAATGGAAGCAATGGCGCTTTCCAGTGACCATCATGTCGTCATCACGGTCAGCACGCAGCTTGACCGGGCGTTTCAGGTGGACGGCAGAAATCGCTGCTGCCGCTGCCCACAAGGCAGACTGCGATTCCTTGCCACCAAAACCACCGCCCATGCGGCGGCATTCAACCACGATGTTGTGGCTGTGCACACCCAGTGCGTGTGCGACCACATGCTGCATTTCGCTCGGATGCTGAGTCGAGCACAATACCAGCATGCCACGGTCTTCCTTCGGTATCGCGTAAGAAATCTGGCCTTCGAGGTAGAACTGTTCTTGCCCACCCACATACAATTCACCCTTGACACGGCGCGGTGAACGCTCGAACGCAGCCTGTGCATCACCACGCTGCAAACGCATGGGCGGCAAGACGAAGGACTGGGCTTTTTTCGCTTCTTGTGGTGTCAGTATCGCAGGCAATTCTTCATAGACTATTTCGGCCTTGCGCACGGCACGGCGCGCATTGTCATGCGTGTCGGCGACGACGATGAAAATGGGCTGGCCTACATATTCAACCAGGCCTTCTGACAGGATGGGGTCATCATGGATGATGGGGCCGCAGTCATTGGTACCAGGGATATCCTTGGCGGTATATACCGCCACGACACCACGTGCGCTTTTGACTGCATCAAAATTCATGGACACAATATTTGCATGCGCCTTGGACGACAGCCCCAGTGCCGCGTGCAAGGTGCCCTGCACTTCCGGAATATCATCGGTATAACGCGCCTCACCCAGCACATGCAAGACTGCGGATTCATGCGGATGCGATTTGCCTACCTCTGCCCAGTCTGCATTATCTTTGGCGAGGTTTTTATCGGTCAGGAAAGCTTCAGTTTGGGTATTCATGTTTTCTCCTGAGCTTAAGCTGTGACGGTGGCGGGGGCAAAGACATTGATGGCTTGCAGTTTCAGCG
It encodes the following:
- the xdhB gene encoding xanthine dehydrogenase molybdopterin binding subunit, with the translated sequence MNTQTEAFLTDKNLAKDNADWAEVGKSHPHESAVLHVLGEARYTDDIPEVQGTLHAALGLSSKAHANIVSMNFDAVKSARGVVAVYTAKDIPGTNDCGPIIHDDPILSEGLVEYVGQPIFIVVADTHDNARRAVRKAEIVYEELPAILTPQEAKKAQSFVLPPMRLQRGDAQAAFERSPRRVKGELYVGGQEQFYLEGQISYAIPKEDRGMLVLCSTQHPSEMQHVVAHALGVHSHNIVVECRRMGGGFGGKESQSALWAAAAAISAVHLKRPVKLRADRDDDMMVTGKRHCFHYDYEVGYDDEGRIIAARVEMVSRAGFSADLSAPVATRAVCHFDNTYYLGDVDIRAMCGKTNTQSNTAFRGFGGPQGAIAIEYIVDNIARDLNKDALEIRQINFYGRNDEEGRNVTQYGQKVVDNVIHELVAELETSSEYQQRRADIKAFNASSPVLKKGLALTPVKFGIAFNVTHLNQAGALVHIYTDGSVLVNHGGCEMGQGVNTKVCQVVAHELGLNLDKVRATATDTSKVANTSATAASTGADLNGKAAQNAAHTLRQRLAEFAVKTYGGELADIRFAAGLVSVNGLDIPFEALVQKAYLARVQLWSDGFYATPGLHWDPKTMSGNPFSYYAYGASVSEVIVDTLTGEWKLLRADALYDAGNSLNPAIDIGQVEGAFIQGMGWLTTEELWWNKGGKLMTHAPSTYKIPAISDCPEDFRVSLFKNRNVQDSIHRSKAVGEPPLLLPFSVFFAIRDAIASVADYRYNPPLNAPATSEAILSAINGVTAMAAAS
- the xdhC gene encoding xanthine dehydrogenase accessory protein XdhC → MKLWLNAIATQSAPKILVTVATVLGSGPREPGAKMLVTADELFDTIGGGHLEMKATEIARSMLAMPESQLAAQRRFERFPLGPSLGQCCGGVVHLAFERVQADSLAYLNCLNQRWRLGQDSWRLLALDSAQEPSLCDANGTYLTGPAWPTGLPVQIDTSNPCQVLTDAAGQRWLLDSCLAYRAHLMLFGAGHVGAAIVRAMADLPCRITWVDEREDMFPTRLAANVTVEATDTPEALIAKAAPGTSFLVLTHSHALDQKLSEHILRLPDVGWFGLIGSQTKRVQFERRLRERGIPATRLNDMVCPIGLPGIHGKQPAVIAASVVAQLLQVWEEHDIHQQKELNRVLARIGTQAGQHVSAAAQTEKMVPDERHLLAKR